A stretch of the Nothobranchius furzeri strain GRZ-AD chromosome 5, NfurGRZ-RIMD1, whole genome shotgun sequence genome encodes the following:
- the LOC107379038 gene encoding zinc finger protein 271 isoform X2 — MSGAKVEAEQGGEEAQQLPARGDGLILVPQSPSATQEPAVIRGRSKVRHICSLCGREFAGPSRLADHVASHSGYKPHSCSICGKRFTKKINVYIHQRVHTGEKPYSCPDCGVSYAQRGCLRRHLLVHAPEKPFVCSVCGRGFVQRRYLVQHERIHTGEKPFSCSLCPKRFASRSGLFDHQHCHAEQKLYSCSLCAKEFSSPSSFRDHVRLHSGRKLHSCSLCSKSFNRPGLLKKHLHKHSVEAADKVSISCYLCREEFSSLDELAEHKQLHHATQRFSCDICGRGFSRSSRLKDHMRSHTGERPFQCDVCMKRFTVQRTLRKHQEIHSRSGTAPHRASPQPTAPQKPDESLDIDDVLKMEKRNDELLCSLTEESPARTTELLSCSLCEKLFSSLSELQEHQNSHNATGDPPRPSASSETTRSSMKTKARSHRCHICSKSYLKPCLLRKHMKVHIRDGVIADPADKEFWFHMRTEDGEKKKNMKKEEAETRLSSTAESLISISNSVAGNRGNQGTLSERLEEENVSGLINSDGEEESWKLKHEGPAVPPDSVCPSNPRANSSSGGRSGHCCPVCSRDCFKASALQKHLRIHSGERPFQCPTCSKSFIQQVHLKEHQRIHTGEKPYTCSVCSKNFTFSSALRRHLRVHTDARPYQCSVCQKTFKQLCVLKNHQLTHSGVRYQCPLCNKSFTRALELTYHVDSHSDSQPYFCSICQKNLSGVRSFRKHMKKHESENSLLVPAPEEEDNS; from the exons GAGACGGGTTGATTCTGGTCCCACAGAGCCCCTCTGCAACACAAGAACCTGCAGTAATACGCGGCCGATCAAAAGTTCGTCACATCTGTTCCCTCTGCGGCCGGGAGTTTGCCGGCCCATCCCGTTTGGCAGATCACGTGGCTTCACACTCTGGCTACAAACCGCACAGCTGCTCCATCTGCGGCAAACGCTTTACAAAGAAGATCAATGTCTACATCCACCAGAGGGTTCACACGGGGGAGAAGCCGTACTCCTGCCCTGATTGTGGGGTCAGCTACGCCCAGAGAGGCTGCCTACGACGGCACCTTCTTGTTCACGCCCCAGAGAAGCCCTTTGTTTGCTCCGTGTGTGGGCGGGGCTTTGTCCAGCGACGATACCTCGTCCAACATGAACGGATCCACACTGGGGAGAAACCATTCTCCTGTTCACTCTGCCCCAAACGCTTCGCCTCCAGGAGTGGGCTCTTCGACCACCAGCACTGCCATGCGGAGCAGAAACTTTATTCCTGCTCCCTCTGTGCGAAGGAGTTCTCCTCTCCTTCGTCTTTCAGAGATCATGTCCGGCTCCACTCAGGTCGGAAGCTCCACTCCTGCTCGCTGTGCAGCAAGAGCTTCAACCGCCCAGGTCTGCTGAAGAAACATCTGCACAAACACTCGGTCGAAGCTGCTGACAAG GTTTCTATCAGCTGCTACCTATGTCGGGAGGAATTCAGTTCCTTGGATGAGCTTGCAGAACACAAACAGCTTCACCACGCAACGCAGCGCTTCTCCTGTGACATCTGTGGTCGAGGGTTCTCCAGATCGAGCCGGCTGAAGGACCACATGAGGTCTCACACTGGAGAGAGGCCGTTTCAGTGTGATGTGTGTATGAAGCGCTTCACGGTGCAGAGAACTCTGAGGAAGCACCAGGAGATCCACAGTCGTTCTGGCACCGCCCCTCACCGTGCTTCACCACAGCCTACAGCCCCACAG AAACCAGACGAGTCGCTGGACATCGATGATGTTCTGAAGATGGAGAAAAGAAATGATGAACTGCTGTGTTCACTGACCG AGGAGAGTCCTGCTAGGACGACGGAGCTTCTCAGCTGCTCCCTCTGTGAGAAGCTCTTCTCGAGTTTATCTGAGCTCCAAGAGCACCAGAATTCCCACAATGCAACAGGGGATCCACCCCGCCCCTCAGCGAGCTCAGAGACCACCAGGAGCAGCATGAAGACCAAGGCCAGGTCTCATCGCTGCCACATCTGCTCCAAGAGCTACCTGAAACCCTGTCTGCTCCGAAAACACATGAAGGTCCACATCCGGGACGGAGTCATCGCCGACCCGGCAGACAAG GAGTTCTGGTTCCACATGAGGACTGAAGatggagagaagaagaagaacatgAAGAAGGAAGAAGCGGAAACACGG CTGTCCTCCACTGCTGAGTCCCTCATCTCTATTTCTAATTCTGTGGCTGGTAACCGTGGCAACCAGGGGACGCTGTCAGAGCGACTAGAGGAGGAAAACGTCAGCGGTTTGATTAACTCCGATGGAGAGGAGGAGTCATGGAAGCTGAAACATGAAG GCCCAGCCGTCCCCCCTGACTCGGTCTGCCCCTCAAACCCACGGGCCAACAGCAGCTCTGGTGGCAGGAGCGGACACTGCTGTCCTGTCTGCAGCCGGGACTGCTTCAAGGCTTCAGCGCTGCAGAAACACCTGCGGATCCACTCAGGGGAGCGCCCGTTTCAGTGTCCCACCTGCAGTAAGAGCTTCATCCAGCAGGTCCACCTGAAGGAGCACCAGAggatccacactggagagaagccctaCACCTGCTCTGTCTGCAGCAAGAACTTCACCTTCTCCAGCGCCCTGCGTAGACACCTGCGCGTCCACACCGACGCCCGGCCATACCAGTGCTCTGTCTGCCAGAAGACCTTCAAACAGCTGTGTGTGCTCAAGAATCACCAGTTGACCCACTCAGGAGTCCGATACCAGTGTCCTCTTTGCAACAAGAGCTTCACCCGAGCCCTGGAACTCACCTACCACGTGGACTCACACTCAGACTCTCAGCCGTACTTCTGTAGCATCTGTCAGAAGAACCTGAGCGGAGTCAGAAGCTTTCGTAAACatatgaagaaacacgagtcagagAACTCCCTACTAGTACCGGCACCGGAGGAGGAGGACAACAGCTGA
- the LOC107379038 gene encoding zinc finger protein 271 isoform X1, which translates to MSGAKVEAEQGGEEAQQLPARGDGLILVPQSPSATQEPAVIRGRSKVRHICSLCGREFAGPSRLADHVASHSGYKPHSCSICGKRFTKKINVYIHQRVHTGEKPYSCPDCGVSYAQRGCLRRHLLVHAPEKPFVCSVCGRGFVQRRYLVQHERIHTGEKPFSCSLCPKRFASRSGLFDHQHCHAEQKLYSCSLCAKEFSSPSSFRDHVRLHSGRKLHSCSLCSKSFNRPGLLKKHLHKHSVEAADKVSISCYLCREEFSSLDELAEHKQLHHATQRFSCDICGRGFSRSSRLKDHMRSHTGERPFQCDVCMKRFTVQRTLRKHQEIHSRSGTAPHRASPQPTAPQKPDESLDIDDVLKMEKRNDELLCSLTAEESPARTTELLSCSLCEKLFSSLSELQEHQNSHNATGDPPRPSASSETTRSSMKTKARSHRCHICSKSYLKPCLLRKHMKVHIRDGVIADPADKEFWFHMRTEDGEKKKNMKKEEAETRLSSTAESLISISNSVAGNRGNQGTLSERLEEENVSGLINSDGEEESWKLKHEGPAVPPDSVCPSNPRANSSSGGRSGHCCPVCSRDCFKASALQKHLRIHSGERPFQCPTCSKSFIQQVHLKEHQRIHTGEKPYTCSVCSKNFTFSSALRRHLRVHTDARPYQCSVCQKTFKQLCVLKNHQLTHSGVRYQCPLCNKSFTRALELTYHVDSHSDSQPYFCSICQKNLSGVRSFRKHMKKHESENSLLVPAPEEEDNS; encoded by the exons GAGACGGGTTGATTCTGGTCCCACAGAGCCCCTCTGCAACACAAGAACCTGCAGTAATACGCGGCCGATCAAAAGTTCGTCACATCTGTTCCCTCTGCGGCCGGGAGTTTGCCGGCCCATCCCGTTTGGCAGATCACGTGGCTTCACACTCTGGCTACAAACCGCACAGCTGCTCCATCTGCGGCAAACGCTTTACAAAGAAGATCAATGTCTACATCCACCAGAGGGTTCACACGGGGGAGAAGCCGTACTCCTGCCCTGATTGTGGGGTCAGCTACGCCCAGAGAGGCTGCCTACGACGGCACCTTCTTGTTCACGCCCCAGAGAAGCCCTTTGTTTGCTCCGTGTGTGGGCGGGGCTTTGTCCAGCGACGATACCTCGTCCAACATGAACGGATCCACACTGGGGAGAAACCATTCTCCTGTTCACTCTGCCCCAAACGCTTCGCCTCCAGGAGTGGGCTCTTCGACCACCAGCACTGCCATGCGGAGCAGAAACTTTATTCCTGCTCCCTCTGTGCGAAGGAGTTCTCCTCTCCTTCGTCTTTCAGAGATCATGTCCGGCTCCACTCAGGTCGGAAGCTCCACTCCTGCTCGCTGTGCAGCAAGAGCTTCAACCGCCCAGGTCTGCTGAAGAAACATCTGCACAAACACTCGGTCGAAGCTGCTGACAAG GTTTCTATCAGCTGCTACCTATGTCGGGAGGAATTCAGTTCCTTGGATGAGCTTGCAGAACACAAACAGCTTCACCACGCAACGCAGCGCTTCTCCTGTGACATCTGTGGTCGAGGGTTCTCCAGATCGAGCCGGCTGAAGGACCACATGAGGTCTCACACTGGAGAGAGGCCGTTTCAGTGTGATGTGTGTATGAAGCGCTTCACGGTGCAGAGAACTCTGAGGAAGCACCAGGAGATCCACAGTCGTTCTGGCACCGCCCCTCACCGTGCTTCACCACAGCCTACAGCCCCACAG AAACCAGACGAGTCGCTGGACATCGATGATGTTCTGAAGATGGAGAAAAGAAATGATGAACTGCTGTGTTCACTGACCG CAGAGGAGAGTCCTGCTAGGACGACGGAGCTTCTCAGCTGCTCCCTCTGTGAGAAGCTCTTCTCGAGTTTATCTGAGCTCCAAGAGCACCAGAATTCCCACAATGCAACAGGGGATCCACCCCGCCCCTCAGCGAGCTCAGAGACCACCAGGAGCAGCATGAAGACCAAGGCCAGGTCTCATCGCTGCCACATCTGCTCCAAGAGCTACCTGAAACCCTGTCTGCTCCGAAAACACATGAAGGTCCACATCCGGGACGGAGTCATCGCCGACCCGGCAGACAAG GAGTTCTGGTTCCACATGAGGACTGAAGatggagagaagaagaagaacatgAAGAAGGAAGAAGCGGAAACACGG CTGTCCTCCACTGCTGAGTCCCTCATCTCTATTTCTAATTCTGTGGCTGGTAACCGTGGCAACCAGGGGACGCTGTCAGAGCGACTAGAGGAGGAAAACGTCAGCGGTTTGATTAACTCCGATGGAGAGGAGGAGTCATGGAAGCTGAAACATGAAG GCCCAGCCGTCCCCCCTGACTCGGTCTGCCCCTCAAACCCACGGGCCAACAGCAGCTCTGGTGGCAGGAGCGGACACTGCTGTCCTGTCTGCAGCCGGGACTGCTTCAAGGCTTCAGCGCTGCAGAAACACCTGCGGATCCACTCAGGGGAGCGCCCGTTTCAGTGTCCCACCTGCAGTAAGAGCTTCATCCAGCAGGTCCACCTGAAGGAGCACCAGAggatccacactggagagaagccctaCACCTGCTCTGTCTGCAGCAAGAACTTCACCTTCTCCAGCGCCCTGCGTAGACACCTGCGCGTCCACACCGACGCCCGGCCATACCAGTGCTCTGTCTGCCAGAAGACCTTCAAACAGCTGTGTGTGCTCAAGAATCACCAGTTGACCCACTCAGGAGTCCGATACCAGTGTCCTCTTTGCAACAAGAGCTTCACCCGAGCCCTGGAACTCACCTACCACGTGGACTCACACTCAGACTCTCAGCCGTACTTCTGTAGCATCTGTCAGAAGAACCTGAGCGGAGTCAGAAGCTTTCGTAAACatatgaagaaacacgagtcagagAACTCCCTACTAGTACCGGCACCGGAGGAGGAGGACAACAGCTGA